One Mycolicibacterium crocinum DNA window includes the following coding sequences:
- a CDS encoding HAD-IIA family hydrolase — protein sequence MRATPQCWLTDMDGVLVREDHALPGAAEFLQCLIEKQRRFLVLTNNSIYTPRDLAARLARSGLDVPEAAIWTSALATAAFLNDQLPGGSAYVIGEAGLTTALHEAGYTLTDTGPDFVVLGETRTYSFEAITKAIRLIGRGARFIATNPDVTGPSAEGPLPATGSVAALITKATGREPYFVGKPNPMMFRSALNRIEAHSESTVMVGDRMDTDVVAGIEAGLETILVLTGSTTIEDVERYPFRPARVLPSIAEAIDLV from the coding sequence ATGCGTGCGACACCGCAGTGCTGGCTGACCGACATGGACGGCGTCCTGGTGCGCGAGGATCACGCGTTGCCCGGGGCCGCGGAGTTCCTGCAGTGCTTGATCGAAAAGCAGCGCCGGTTTCTGGTCTTGACCAACAATTCGATCTACACCCCGCGTGATCTGGCGGCGCGGCTGGCGCGCTCGGGGCTCGACGTGCCGGAGGCGGCGATCTGGACCTCGGCGCTGGCCACCGCGGCGTTCCTCAATGATCAGCTGCCGGGTGGGTCGGCGTATGTGATCGGTGAGGCGGGCCTGACGACAGCCCTGCACGAGGCGGGTTACACGCTCACCGATACGGGCCCGGACTTTGTGGTGCTCGGGGAAACACGGACGTATTCGTTCGAGGCGATCACCAAAGCGATCCGGTTGATCGGCCGGGGTGCCCGCTTCATCGCCACCAATCCGGATGTGACCGGTCCGTCCGCCGAGGGGCCGCTACCCGCGACCGGGTCGGTGGCCGCGTTGATCACCAAGGCGACGGGGCGGGAGCCGTATTTCGTCGGCAAGCCGAACCCGATGATGTTTCGCAGTGCGTTGAATCGCATTGAGGCCCATTCGGAAAGCACGGTGATGGTCGGCGACCGGATGGACACCGATGTGGTGGCCGGTATCGAGGCAGGACTGGAAACCATTCTGGTGCTGACCGGTTCGACGACGATCGAGGACGTCGAGCGCTATCCATTCCGGCCGGCGCGGGTGCTGCCGTCGATCGCGGAGGCGATCGATTTGGTGTGA
- a CDS encoding sigma-70 family RNA polymerase sigma factor, with amino-acid sequence MTHDTGREQQFEAQRGRLLTIAHRILGSYADAEDAVQEAWLRFARQDPASVDNPAGWLTTVIGRVCIDMLRVRAARAEVPFGDGSPELVVADDVDGPEDSAVLADLVGIALLAVLGSLGPEERLVFVLHDMFAVPFSDIAGIVGKTTGATKMAASRARRKVRAAPTSPSVLHEQRAVVDAFLRAVRDGDFDALLDVLAPDIKWEHHTARGVTVTVGAAEAVDAVRRGRRAKVTARRVLINGTPGIAAWSSRGKPLGLMVCTVKDGRLSAISSITDPVRLATLALPEP; translated from the coding sequence ATGACGCATGACACCGGCAGAGAGCAGCAATTCGAAGCGCAGCGAGGACGCTTGCTGACCATTGCGCACCGAATCCTCGGTTCATACGCCGACGCCGAGGACGCTGTGCAGGAGGCGTGGCTGCGCTTCGCGCGGCAAGACCCGGCATCGGTCGACAATCCCGCGGGCTGGCTCACCACGGTTATCGGTCGTGTCTGCATCGACATGTTGCGTGTCCGCGCGGCCAGGGCCGAGGTTCCGTTTGGCGATGGTTCCCCCGAACTTGTCGTCGCCGATGACGTCGACGGGCCGGAAGACTCTGCTGTGCTGGCCGACTTGGTGGGCATCGCACTGTTGGCTGTGCTGGGGTCACTCGGCCCTGAGGAACGGCTGGTGTTCGTTCTGCACGACATGTTCGCCGTCCCGTTCTCCGACATCGCCGGCATCGTTGGCAAGACGACGGGTGCGACGAAAATGGCCGCAAGCCGTGCGCGGCGGAAGGTCCGCGCGGCACCGACGTCCCCATCCGTTCTCCACGAGCAGCGTGCCGTCGTCGATGCATTCCTGCGGGCCGTCCGCGATGGTGACTTCGACGCCCTACTCGACGTTCTCGCGCCCGACATCAAATGGGAGCACCACACCGCACGCGGAGTCACTGTCACCGTCGGCGCTGCCGAAGCGGTCGATGCGGTGCGCCGCGGACGACGCGCGAAGGTGACCGCGCGGCGCGTTCTAATCAACGGGACGCCGGGAATCGCGGCATGGAGCAGCCGGGGTAAACCCCTTGGCCTCATGGTGTGCACGGTGAAAGACGGTCGACTGAGCGCTATTTCATCGATCACCGACCCCGTGCGTCTGGCGACGCTGGCTCTGCCGGAGCCCTAG
- a CDS encoding DoxX family protein, whose amino-acid sequence MNTMLWVVAGILSVAFAVGGASQILLSKARYRALSASQHWVDDFSPAHVKAIGTIKFLGAAGLVLPGLVDVAPTLVPLAATGLMLFMAGAATTRFRRSEWVSMFGDVVFICVFAVVAWGRFVLYPIT is encoded by the coding sequence ATGAACACGATGCTTTGGGTTGTTGCCGGCATACTGTCGGTTGCGTTCGCCGTCGGCGGTGCCAGCCAGATCCTGCTGAGTAAAGCCCGCTATCGGGCTCTGTCGGCCAGTCAACATTGGGTCGATGATTTCAGCCCCGCTCACGTCAAAGCCATTGGAACCATCAAATTTCTCGGCGCCGCAGGGCTGGTGCTCCCCGGGTTGGTGGACGTCGCGCCGACATTGGTTCCACTGGCGGCCACCGGGCTGATGTTGTTCATGGCGGGTGCTGCGACGACTCGCTTCCGGCGCAGTGAATGGGTGTCGATGTTCGGTGATGTCGTATTCATCTGCGTGTTTGCCGTGGTGGCGTGGGGCCGCTTCGTGCTGTATCCCATCACGTGA
- a CDS encoding YraN family protein — MTTLTRNQLGALGEQLAVEHLEALGLRIVTRNWRCRYGELDIIAATRDRAVVFVEVKTRTGDGFGGVEYAVTPAKVRRIRRLAGIWLAGQDQRWAAVRIDVIGVRVGRQRTPEITHLRGVG, encoded by the coding sequence ATGACGACGTTGACGCGCAATCAACTCGGTGCGCTCGGGGAGCAGCTGGCGGTCGAGCATCTCGAGGCGCTCGGGTTGCGGATTGTGACCCGCAATTGGCGGTGCCGCTACGGCGAACTGGACATCATCGCCGCCACCCGAGATCGCGCGGTGGTGTTCGTGGAGGTGAAGACCCGCACCGGTGACGGGTTCGGCGGGGTGGAGTACGCGGTCACGCCCGCGAAGGTGCGTCGCATCCGCCGGCTGGCCGGAATTTGGTTGGCCGGCCAGGATCAGCGTTGGGCGGCCGTGCGCATCGATGTGATCGGGGTACGCGTCGGTCGGCAGCGCACTCCGGAGATCACCCACCTGCGTGGGGTCGGCTGA
- a CDS encoding YifB family Mg chelatase-like AAA ATPase: MALGRAYSVAVRGLDGEIVEIETDITSGLPGVHLVGLPDAALRESRDRVRAAITNCGNDWPQSRLTLALSPATLPKTGSLYDIAIAAAVLSASHKKQWDRLEKTVLLGELALDGRIRPVRGVLPAVLAAKKQGWPTVVVPIVNLAEASLVDGIEVLGVRTLQQLQGWLKGKAALDDRVDARVSQAEQVADLADVVGQSHARFAVEVAAAGAHHLMLTGPPGVGKTMLAQRLPGLLPELTESEALEVTAIHSVVGMLSETTPLITRPPFIAPHHSSSVAALVGGGSGMARPGAVSRAHRGVLFLDECAEIRVSVLESLRTPLEDGEIRLARRDGVACYPARFQLVMAANPCACAKTDPKDCICTSLDKRRYLGKLSGPLMDRVDLRVEMHTVRAGAFAPEAAESTAAVRDRVGQARAAAAERWRRYGFTTNAEVTGSVLRRKFRLDSTAMAPLKTALERGVLSIRGVDRSLRVAWTLADLAGRTMPNVDDVAVALSFRQAGAKP, encoded by the coding sequence ATGGCATTGGGACGGGCCTACTCGGTCGCGGTGCGCGGGCTGGACGGTGAGATCGTCGAGATCGAGACCGACATCACCTCGGGGCTGCCCGGCGTCCATCTCGTGGGACTGCCCGATGCCGCGTTGCGTGAGTCCCGCGATCGCGTGCGTGCGGCCATCACCAACTGCGGAAACGACTGGCCGCAGTCGCGCCTGACCCTGGCCCTCTCGCCGGCCACCCTGCCCAAAACCGGCTCGCTCTATGACATCGCCATCGCCGCCGCCGTGCTCTCGGCGAGTCACAAGAAGCAGTGGGATCGCCTGGAGAAGACGGTGTTGTTGGGAGAGTTGGCACTCGACGGGCGGATTCGCCCAGTGCGCGGCGTACTACCCGCGGTGCTGGCCGCCAAGAAGCAGGGCTGGCCCACCGTGGTGGTGCCCATCGTGAACCTGGCCGAGGCCAGCCTGGTCGACGGTATCGAGGTCCTCGGGGTTCGCACACTGCAGCAGTTGCAGGGCTGGCTCAAGGGAAAGGCCGCTCTCGACGACCGGGTCGACGCGCGGGTATCGCAGGCCGAGCAGGTCGCCGACCTGGCCGATGTCGTCGGCCAGAGCCACGCCCGGTTCGCGGTCGAGGTCGCCGCCGCGGGGGCGCATCATCTCATGCTCACCGGGCCGCCTGGTGTCGGGAAAACAATGCTGGCGCAACGCCTCCCGGGCCTGCTGCCCGAACTCACGGAAAGCGAGGCCTTGGAGGTGACCGCCATTCATTCGGTGGTCGGGATGCTCTCGGAGACCACCCCGCTGATCACCCGGCCGCCGTTCATCGCACCGCACCACTCGTCGAGTGTGGCGGCACTTGTCGGCGGCGGCTCGGGCATGGCTCGCCCGGGTGCGGTCAGTCGCGCGCACCGCGGCGTTCTGTTCCTCGATGAGTGCGCCGAGATTCGGGTCAGTGTCCTCGAGTCTTTGCGAACACCCTTGGAAGACGGGGAAATCCGGCTCGCCCGACGTGACGGTGTGGCGTGTTACCCGGCGCGGTTCCAACTTGTGATGGCAGCCAACCCCTGCGCGTGCGCCAAGACCGACCCGAAGGACTGTATCTGCACGTCGCTGGACAAGCGACGCTATCTCGGCAAGCTGTCCGGCCCGCTCATGGATCGCGTGGACCTACGGGTGGAGATGCACACGGTGCGTGCCGGTGCTTTCGCGCCCGAGGCCGCGGAAAGCACTGCGGCCGTGCGTGATCGGGTCGGACAGGCCCGCGCGGCGGCCGCCGAACGTTGGCGTCGCTATGGTTTCACCACCAACGCCGAGGTGACTGGTTCGGTGTTGCGCCGAAAGTTCCGGCTCGACAGCACCGCGATGGCGCCACTGAAGACCGCACTGGAACGCGGTGTGCTGAGCATTCGTGGCGTCGACCGATCCCTGCGGGTCGCATGGACGTTGGCGGATCTGGCTGGCCGAACGATGCCCAATGTTGACGACGTCGCCGTGGCCCTGAGCTTCCGCCAGGCAGGAGCGAAGCCATGA
- the dprA gene encoding DNA-processing protein DprA: MTDDVTTLAWAYLSRVAEPPCDEIATLVGEVGPLEASHRVAAAEVSDALRERTAARRDIHAAEADLNLLERRGGRLITPDSDEWPTFAFTGFGGAAVRERPQGRPPLVLWAIGPARLDEVAERSAAIVGTRACSSYGEHVAAELANGLAEREVAVVSGGAYGIDGVAHRAALAADGPTVAVLAGGIDVLYPAGHSSLLHRISNAGLLLTEYPPGVRPARHRFLTRNRLVAALGAATVVVEAGVRSGAANTAAWARALGRVVCAVPGPVTSASSMGCHVLLRGGAELVTRADEVVELVGRAGEFADEEPRPTGPLDGLSDAEKQVYEALPARGVRSADEIAVASGLAPTAVLGPLAMLEIAGLARRDDGCWRLVRTSP; this comes from the coding sequence ATGACCGACGATGTCACCACCTTGGCATGGGCGTATCTGTCCCGGGTGGCCGAACCGCCCTGCGACGAGATCGCGACGCTCGTCGGCGAGGTCGGCCCGCTGGAAGCGTCCCACCGGGTCGCTGCTGCTGAGGTGAGCGACGCGTTGCGCGAACGCACGGCCGCCCGGCGCGACATCCACGCGGCGGAAGCTGATCTCAACCTGCTGGAGCGGCGCGGTGGCCGGCTGATCACCCCCGACAGCGACGAGTGGCCGACCTTCGCCTTCACGGGCTTCGGTGGGGCGGCCGTGCGAGAGCGGCCGCAGGGCCGACCACCGCTGGTGCTGTGGGCGATCGGACCGGCCCGGCTCGACGAGGTCGCCGAGCGATCGGCGGCCATCGTCGGGACCCGCGCATGTTCGAGTTACGGCGAACACGTGGCAGCCGAATTGGCCAACGGGTTGGCCGAGCGTGAGGTCGCCGTGGTCTCCGGCGGCGCCTATGGCATCGACGGCGTCGCGCATCGTGCTGCGCTGGCCGCCGACGGGCCGACGGTGGCGGTACTGGCCGGCGGCATCGACGTTCTGTATCCGGCCGGACACTCGTCGCTGCTGCACCGGATCAGTAATGCGGGCCTGCTGCTCACGGAGTATCCGCCGGGCGTGCGGCCGGCGCGGCACCGCTTTCTGACCCGCAATCGCCTGGTCGCGGCGCTGGGTGCGGCCACGGTGGTGGTGGAGGCGGGGGTGCGCAGCGGGGCGGCGAACACGGCGGCGTGGGCGCGGGCTCTGGGCCGGGTGGTGTGCGCGGTGCCCGGCCCGGTGACGTCGGCGTCGTCGATGGGGTGTCATGTGCTGTTGCGCGGCGGTGCCGAGCTGGTTACGCGGGCCGACGAGGTCGTTGAATTGGTCGGCCGAGCAGGCGAATTCGCCGATGAGGAGCCGCGGCCGACAGGTCCGCTCGACGGTTTGAGCGATGCCGAGAAACAGGTGTACGAGGCCCTGCCCGCCCGCGGTGTGCGCAGTGCCGACGAGATCGCGGTGGCCTCCGGCCTGGCGCCCACCGCGGTGCTCGGCCCGTTGGCGATGCTCGAGATCGCCGGGCTGGCCCGCCGCGACGACGGCTGCTGGCGGTTGGTGCGTACATCGCCCTGA
- a CDS encoding siderophore-interacting protein translates to MAGRPLHTFQVVSTEQLAPHMVRVVLGGTGFDTFTPGEFTDSYVKFVFVRDDVDVSSLPQPLTLDSFKVLPPEQQPTVRTYTVRRVDPEARQITVDFVVHGEHGVAGPWAAAAKAGDTIHLMGPGGAYSPDPAADWHLFAGDEAGLPAISAALEALPPNAVGKAFIEVAGPEDEVELNAPESVAINWIYRGGRADLIGDDRAGDHAPLIEAVTTTPWLPGQVQVFIHGEAQAVMHNLRPYIRKERGVDAKWTSISGYWRRGRTEETFRQWKKELAEAEAGDS, encoded by the coding sequence GTGGCCGGTCGACCACTACACACATTCCAGGTTGTCAGCACCGAGCAGCTGGCCCCGCACATGGTGCGGGTCGTCCTCGGTGGCACCGGGTTCGACACCTTCACACCCGGTGAGTTCACCGACTCCTACGTCAAGTTCGTCTTCGTACGTGACGACGTCGACGTCTCGTCGCTGCCGCAACCGCTGACGCTGGACAGCTTCAAGGTGCTGCCGCCCGAACAGCAGCCCACCGTGCGGACCTACACGGTGCGCCGCGTCGATCCCGAAGCGCGCCAGATCACCGTCGACTTCGTGGTCCACGGCGAGCACGGGGTGGCCGGGCCGTGGGCCGCGGCCGCCAAAGCCGGCGACACCATCCACCTGATGGGACCTGGCGGAGCGTACTCGCCGGACCCGGCCGCCGACTGGCATCTGTTCGCCGGTGACGAAGCGGGCCTTCCCGCGATCAGCGCTGCTCTGGAAGCGTTGCCGCCCAATGCTGTTGGCAAAGCCTTCATCGAAGTCGCCGGACCCGAGGACGAAGTCGAGCTCAACGCACCGGAATCCGTGGCGATCAATTGGATCTACCGCGGCGGGCGCGCCGATCTCATCGGTGACGACCGGGCCGGTGATCACGCCCCGCTGATCGAGGCCGTGACCACCACCCCGTGGTTGCCGGGCCAGGTTCAGGTCTTCATTCACGGCGAAGCCCAAGCCGTGATGCACAACCTGCGGCCCTACATCCGCAAGGAGCGTGGCGTCGACGCCAAGTGGACATCGATCTCCGGCTACTGGCGGCGCGGGCGCACCGAAGAGACCTTCCGGCAGTGGAAGAAGGAGCTCGCCGAAGCGGAAGCCGGGGACAGCTAG
- a CDS encoding RND family transporter, with protein sequence MSTHEKDTRTRVPRTIRALAVPLILVWVAFTAAVNLLVPQVEKVGMANAVSMSPQDAPSVIAAKRMGQKFGESTSDSIAMVVLVGDQPLGEAAHRYYETLVGKFTADTKHVEHVHDFWGDMITAAGVQSSDGKAAYVQLNLAGDQGSTEGNHSVDAVRTIIDETPPPAGLHAYVTGPAPLTTDSLEASDRGMIKMTVVTMIVITIMLALVYRSFSTVLLILAIVGIEMGAARGAVAVIGHLGIMDFSTFSVPLMTALSIAAGTDYAIFLIGRYHEARQNGEDPESAYYTAFHGVGHVILGSGLTIAGAMLTLRLTRLSYFNSLAYPSAMALIIVVAAALTVAPAILVVASRFGLLDPKRMMKTRGWRKVGTATVRWPKPISAAATSVVLLGLLAMIGYKTSYDDRHYIPDDVPANVGYTAAEKHFSTARLNPDIMTIESDHDMRNPTDMIVLDRIAKALFRIKGIAMVQSITRPLGSPIAHSSIPYQISMSSVPITQNLQFLKERVGDISKMGDDMGAMIASMTQMQALMVKFSTAMHTTVDSADGMVDSAHRSVADMNTMKATLDQMRDNIANFDDEVRPFRNYFYWEPNCFNIPACFAVRSAFDAMDGVNTFSDNMAALQTDMTAMVDGMDQMVNGMGDIDALVPQMVQQFGPIIATATTMQHTLQTIHSSFDGLIQQMQQMTDTATAMGEAFDASKSDDYFYLPPEVFANPDFQKGLKLFLSPDGKAARLIVTHDVNPASEAGISVVDDQLTAAHEAIKGTALANADVYLTGTAATYRDVQAGAKYDTMIAAFAALTLIFIVMLIITRALVASMVIVGTVVISLGAAFGLSVFIFERIVGIELNWIVLAFAVIILMAVGSDYNLLLVSRFMEEIGAGINTGIIRSMGSTGTVVTAAGLVFAFTMGSMISGDLLNVGQGGMTIGIGLLLDTLIVRSLVTPSIAAILGPWFWWPLRVRQRPASSERMPAVSRPEAREPDADDDTQVLAPA encoded by the coding sequence ATGAGCACGCACGAGAAGGACACTCGCACCCGGGTTCCCCGCACCATCCGAGCGCTCGCGGTGCCGCTCATCCTGGTCTGGGTGGCCTTCACCGCCGCGGTGAATCTGCTTGTCCCTCAGGTCGAGAAGGTCGGCATGGCCAATGCCGTGTCGATGTCACCGCAGGATGCTCCCTCGGTGATCGCCGCCAAGCGGATGGGACAGAAGTTCGGTGAGTCGACCTCCGACAGCATCGCGATGGTGGTGCTGGTCGGCGATCAACCGCTGGGTGAGGCCGCGCACCGGTACTACGAGACGCTGGTGGGCAAGTTCACCGCCGACACCAAGCACGTTGAGCACGTTCACGACTTCTGGGGCGACATGATCACCGCCGCAGGCGTGCAAAGCAGTGACGGCAAGGCCGCCTATGTCCAACTGAACCTCGCCGGCGACCAGGGCAGCACGGAGGGCAACCATTCGGTGGACGCCGTCCGCACGATCATCGACGAAACCCCGCCGCCGGCGGGCCTGCACGCCTATGTCACCGGGCCGGCGCCGCTGACCACAGACTCACTCGAGGCGAGTGACCGCGGCATGATCAAGATGACTGTGGTCACGATGATCGTCATCACCATCATGCTGGCTCTGGTGTACCGGTCCTTCAGCACGGTGCTGCTCATCCTCGCGATCGTCGGGATCGAGATGGGTGCTGCCCGTGGGGCGGTGGCGGTGATCGGCCACCTGGGCATCATGGATTTCTCGACGTTCTCGGTTCCGCTGATGACAGCGTTGTCGATCGCCGCGGGTACCGACTACGCGATCTTTCTGATCGGCCGCTACCACGAAGCGCGGCAGAACGGCGAGGACCCGGAATCGGCTTACTACACCGCTTTTCACGGAGTCGGGCATGTCATCCTCGGCTCGGGCCTGACCATCGCGGGCGCCATGCTGACATTGCGGCTGACCCGGCTGTCCTACTTCAACTCGCTGGCCTACCCGTCGGCCATGGCCCTGATCATCGTCGTGGCCGCGGCGCTCACCGTGGCCCCGGCCATTCTGGTCGTGGCCAGCCGCTTTGGGCTACTGGACCCCAAGCGGATGATGAAGACCAGGGGGTGGCGCAAGGTCGGCACCGCAACGGTCCGCTGGCCCAAACCGATTTCGGCCGCGGCAACCAGTGTCGTGCTCCTCGGCCTACTCGCCATGATCGGCTACAAGACGAGCTATGACGACCGGCACTACATTCCCGACGACGTGCCGGCCAACGTCGGCTACACCGCAGCCGAAAAGCACTTCAGCACAGCCCGGCTCAATCCCGACATCATGACCATCGAGTCGGACCATGACATGCGCAACCCAACCGACATGATCGTGCTCGACCGGATTGCCAAGGCGCTGTTCAGGATCAAAGGCATCGCAATGGTGCAGAGCATCACGCGGCCTCTGGGCTCCCCCATCGCGCACAGTTCCATTCCGTACCAGATCAGCATGTCCTCGGTGCCGATCACCCAGAACCTTCAGTTCTTGAAGGAGCGGGTCGGTGACATAAGCAAGATGGGTGACGACATGGGCGCGATGATCGCCTCGATGACGCAGATGCAGGCGTTGATGGTGAAGTTCTCCACCGCCATGCACACCACCGTCGACTCGGCCGACGGCATGGTCGACTCCGCGCATCGCAGCGTCGCCGACATGAACACCATGAAGGCCACCCTGGACCAGATGCGGGATAACATCGCCAATTTCGATGACGAGGTGCGGCCGTTCCGTAACTACTTCTACTGGGAGCCAAACTGTTTCAACATCCCGGCCTGCTTCGCGGTGCGTTCGGCGTTCGATGCCATGGACGGCGTCAACACGTTCAGTGACAACATGGCCGCGCTGCAGACCGACATGACCGCGATGGTCGACGGTATGGACCAGATGGTCAACGGCATGGGCGACATCGATGCGCTGGTGCCCCAGATGGTGCAGCAGTTCGGCCCGATCATCGCGACCGCCACGACGATGCAGCACACGCTGCAGACCATCCACAGCAGTTTCGACGGGCTCATCCAACAAATGCAGCAGATGACCGACACCGCGACGGCGATGGGTGAGGCATTCGATGCCTCCAAGAGCGACGACTACTTCTACCTGCCACCGGAAGTGTTCGCCAACCCCGACTTTCAGAAGGGGCTCAAGCTGTTCCTCTCCCCCGACGGCAAGGCGGCGCGGCTCATCGTGACCCACGATGTGAATCCCGCGTCGGAGGCGGGCATTTCCGTGGTGGACGACCAGCTGACGGCGGCGCACGAGGCGATCAAGGGCACCGCGCTGGCCAACGCGGACGTCTACCTCACCGGGACCGCGGCCACGTATCGCGACGTGCAGGCAGGGGCGAAGTACGACACCATGATCGCCGCGTTCGCCGCTCTGACCCTGATCTTCATCGTGATGCTGATCATCACCCGCGCGTTGGTGGCGTCGATGGTGATCGTCGGCACGGTCGTGATCTCGTTGGGTGCAGCGTTCGGTCTGTCCGTGTTCATCTTCGAACGGATCGTGGGTATCGAATTGAACTGGATCGTGCTGGCATTCGCGGTGATCATCCTGATGGCCGTCGGCAGCGACTACAACCTGCTGTTGGTGTCGCGGTTCATGGAGGAGATCGGTGCCGGCATCAACACCGGCATCATCCGGTCCATGGGAAGCACCGGCACCGTGGTGACCGCCGCGGGGCTGGTCTTCGCCTTCACGATGGGCTCGATGATCTCCGGCGACCTTCTGAACGTGGGCCAGGGCGGCATGACCATCGGCATCGGGTTGTTGCTTGACACCCTGATCGTCCGGTCGTTGGTGACACCGTCGATCGCCGCGATCCTCGGGCCCTGGTTCTGGTGGCCGCTGCGGGTGCGCCAACGCCCGGCCTCCAGCGAGCGGATGCCCGCAGTGTCCAGACCCGAGGCCAGGGAGCCGGACGCCGACGACGACACCCAGGTGCTGGCGCCGGCCTAG
- a CDS encoding MmpS family transport accessory protein: protein MFGLLKRFWVVAIVVIALVAAVGVVSRLRTFFDSDKPYTTAEMPADAIKPINTKRVTYEIVGPSGASGRVSYLDVNGKTREAAFSELPWSVTVSTTDPGVLANVVAQGDTDALGCRILVDDKVVAENFASGRNAQAFCLDKAA, encoded by the coding sequence ATGTTTGGCTTGCTGAAACGGTTCTGGGTGGTGGCGATCGTCGTCATCGCCCTGGTAGCAGCGGTCGGCGTCGTCAGCCGGCTCCGAACGTTCTTCGACTCCGACAAGCCTTACACCACCGCCGAGATGCCGGCCGACGCGATCAAGCCGATCAACACCAAGCGGGTGACCTATGAGATCGTCGGCCCGTCAGGGGCTTCCGGTCGGGTGAGCTACCTCGACGTCAACGGCAAGACCCGGGAGGCGGCCTTCTCTGAGCTGCCGTGGTCGGTAACGGTGAGCACGACCGACCCCGGTGTCCTGGCCAATGTGGTCGCTCAGGGTGATACCGACGCACTGGGCTGCCGCATCCTGGTCGACGACAAGGTCGTCGCCGAAAACTTCGCCAGTGGCCGCAACGCCCAGGCCTTCTGTCTGGACAAAGCCGCATGA
- a CDS encoding metal-sensitive transcriptional regulator yields MRNGKADGADVEKDQQPQCDAAVAATLTRLRRVHGQLGGVIGMIEDGRGCKEVVTQLAAVSKALDRAGFTIIATGLRECIDPSAGGSAPTLTIDELERLFLSLA; encoded by the coding sequence ATGCGAAACGGAAAAGCCGACGGTGCTGACGTCGAGAAAGATCAGCAGCCGCAGTGCGATGCCGCCGTCGCTGCAACCCTGACGCGGCTGCGCCGCGTGCACGGCCAGCTCGGCGGAGTGATCGGAATGATCGAAGACGGCCGCGGATGTAAAGAGGTCGTCACCCAGCTCGCGGCGGTGTCAAAGGCATTGGACCGTGCGGGCTTCACGATCATTGCGACCGGCCTGCGCGAGTGCATCGATCCGTCCGCCGGCGGGAGTGCGCCGACGTTGACGATCGACGAGTTGGAGAGATTGTTCTTGAGCCTGGCGTGA
- a CDS encoding tyrosine recombinase XerC translates to MLDDYAEHLALERARSEHTQRAYLTDLRSLFAFLDERAPGAGLAGLTLPILRSWLAAQSASGAARTTLARRTSAVKTFTAWATRRGLLDEDPAVRLQLPKARRTLPAVLRQDQAMAAMAAADLGAEQGDPLALRDRLIVEMLYATGIRVSELCGLDIDDVDTGRRVLRVLGKGNKQRTVPFGAPALAALTAWLSDGRPELATAESGPALLLGTRGKRLDPRQARTVVHQTMSAVDGAPDIGPHGLRHSAATHLLEGGADLRIVQEILGHSSLATTQLYTHVTVARLRAVHDQAHPRA, encoded by the coding sequence ATCCTCGACGATTACGCCGAGCACCTCGCATTGGAGCGCGCCCGCTCCGAGCACACCCAACGGGCCTATCTCACCGATCTGAGATCGCTGTTCGCCTTTCTCGATGAACGCGCGCCCGGCGCCGGGTTGGCAGGTTTGACCCTGCCGATCCTGCGCTCCTGGCTGGCCGCCCAGTCCGCCAGCGGAGCGGCCCGCACGACCCTGGCCCGCCGCACCTCGGCGGTCAAGACCTTCACCGCCTGGGCGACCCGACGCGGACTGCTGGACGAGGACCCGGCCGTGCGGCTGCAGCTGCCCAAGGCCCGCCGCACCCTGCCCGCGGTGTTGCGCCAGGATCAGGCCATGGCGGCGATGGCCGCGGCCGACCTCGGTGCCGAGCAGGGCGACCCGCTCGCGCTGCGCGACCGATTGATCGTCGAGATGCTCTACGCCACCGGCATCCGCGTCAGCGAACTCTGCGGCCTCGACATCGATGACGTCGACACCGGCAGGCGGGTCCTGCGCGTCCTGGGCAAGGGCAACAAACAGCGCACCGTGCCGTTCGGAGCGCCGGCGCTGGCCGCGCTGACCGCCTGGTTGAGCGACGGCCGACCCGAACTCGCGACCGCTGAATCAGGCCCAGCGCTGCTGCTCGGCACCCGCGGCAAGCGACTGGACCCCCGGCAGGCCAGAACCGTTGTGCACCAAACCATGTCGGCGGTCGACGGCGCGCCCGACATCGGTCCGCACGGTCTGCGCCACAGCGCCGCCACCCACCTGCTCGAAGGTGGCGCCGACCTGCGCATCGTCCAAGAGATCCTGGGTCATTCTTCGTTGGCCACCACGCAGCTCTACACCCACGTCACCGTCGCGCGCCTGCGCGCGGTGCACGATCAGGCGCACCCGCGCGCCTGA